Proteins encoded in a region of the Streptomyces akebiae genome:
- a CDS encoding nucleotidyltransferase domain-containing protein, whose translation MQPPHPHTLVRDHTIYACVMGSRAFGLATDDSDTDRRGVFLAPTELFWRFEKPPTHVEGPAEEQFGWELERFCNLALRANPNILECLHSPLVEHVDATGRELLALRGAFLSRQAHETFARYALGQCKKLDADVRTHGAPRWKHAMHLLRLLMSCRDLLRTGTLTVDVGDQREPLLAVKRGEVAWAGVESWMARLATEAEEAVHRSPLPPEPDRARIEDFVVRTRHASALRARPDPGTDTDLGTDTDLGTGSDPRGVEADPDDEIVQGVVRGGALRER comes from the coding sequence ATGCAGCCCCCGCATCCCCACACCCTGGTCCGCGACCACACGATCTACGCCTGTGTGATGGGGTCGCGGGCCTTCGGTCTCGCGACGGACGACAGCGACACCGACCGGCGGGGCGTCTTCCTGGCCCCCACCGAACTGTTCTGGCGCTTCGAGAAGCCGCCGACCCATGTGGAGGGTCCGGCGGAGGAGCAGTTCGGCTGGGAGCTGGAGCGCTTCTGCAATCTGGCCCTGCGCGCCAACCCGAACATCCTGGAGTGCCTGCACTCCCCCTTGGTGGAGCACGTCGACGCCACCGGCCGGGAACTGCTCGCGCTGCGCGGGGCGTTCCTCTCCCGGCAGGCCCACGAGACGTTCGCCCGCTACGCCCTCGGCCAGTGCAAGAAGCTCGACGCGGACGTCCGTACGCACGGCGCCCCGCGCTGGAAGCACGCCATGCATCTCCTCCGCCTCCTGATGAGCTGCCGTGACCTGCTGCGCACGGGCACGCTCACCGTCGACGTGGGCGACCAGCGCGAGCCCCTGCTGGCGGTGAAGCGGGGCGAGGTGGCGTGGGCCGGGGTCGAGTCCTGGATGGCCCGGCTGGCGACGGAGGCCGAGGAGGCGGTGCACCGCAGCCCGCTGCCGCCGGAGCCGGACCGGGCCCGGATCGAGGACTTCGTCGTACGCACCCGGCACGCGTCCGCCCTGCGAGCGCGCCCGGACCCCGGGACCGACACAGACCTCGGGACCGACACAGACCTCGGGACCGGCTCAGACCCTCGCGGCGTCGAGGCGGACCCGGACGACGAAATCGTGCAGGGCGTCGTACGCGGAGGGGCCCTCCGGGAGCGCTGA
- a CDS encoding Rieske (2Fe-2S) protein produces MTVGSTRRTVLATGAAGTAGLLVGCGGDNGGDSQEETSPGDADTGGAGEELARTADIPVGGGRIFKDQKVVVTQPQEGDFKAFSAACTHQGCIVSSVSDETIDCACHGSKFKITDGAVVRGPATEPLPAEEIKVSGNSIQLA; encoded by the coding sequence ATGACGGTGGGTTCGACGCGGCGCACGGTGCTGGCGACCGGCGCGGCGGGCACGGCGGGGCTGCTGGTGGGGTGCGGCGGCGACAACGGCGGCGACTCCCAGGAGGAGACCTCGCCCGGGGACGCCGACACGGGCGGTGCCGGTGAGGAACTGGCCAGGACGGCCGACATCCCGGTGGGCGGCGGCAGGATCTTCAAGGATCAGAAGGTCGTCGTGACACAGCCGCAGGAGGGTGATTTCAAGGCCTTCTCGGCGGCCTGCACGCACCAGGGCTGCATCGTCAGCAGCGTCTCGGACGAGACGATCGACTGCGCCTGCCACGGCAGCAAGTTCAAGATCACGGATGGTGCGGTGGTACGGGGCCCGGCCACGGAGCCGCTGCCCGCCGAGGAGATCAAGGTCTCGGGAAATTCGATTCAGCTGGCCTGA